A stretch of Panthera tigris isolate Pti1 chromosome E2, P.tigris_Pti1_mat1.1, whole genome shotgun sequence DNA encodes these proteins:
- the SYT5 gene encoding synaptotagmin-5 isoform X3, whose product MPRGCWPIPMPLVAQGADGSWSSSLFGSVNECTGWAWGARALGCLHRKDRETPPPCSRSPQPQGLQRPTRLRTRVASAMALVQPEVEELEPAPSGPGSQVAEKHELGRLQYSLDYDFQSGQLLVGILQAEGLAALDLGGSSDPYVRVYLLPDKRRRHETKVHRQTLNPHFGENFAFKVPYVELGGRVLVMAVYDFDRFSRNDAIGEVRVPMSSVDLGRPVLAWRELQAAPREEEKLGDICFSLRYVPTAGKLTVIVLEAKNLKKMDVGGLSDPYVKVHLLQGGKKVRKKKTTIKKNTLNPYYNEAFSFEVPCDQVQKVQVELTVLDYDKLGKNEAIGRVAVGAAAGGAGLRHWADMLASPRRPIAQWHSLRPPDRARPLPAP is encoded by the exons ATGCCTCGCGGCTGCTGGCCGATTCCTATGCCGCTGGTCGCCCAGGGTGCCGATGGGAGTTGGAGTTCTTCGTTGTTCGGAAGCGTCAATGAATGCacggggtgggcgtggggggctAGGGCTCTTGGGTGCCTCCACAGAAAGGACCGTGAGACCCCGCCGCCATGTTCCCGGAGCCCCCAACCCCAGGGCCTCCAGCGCCCGACACGCCTCCGGACTCGAGTCGCATCGGCCATGGCCCTG GTGCAGCCGGAAGTGGAGGAGCTGGAGCCAGCGCCGTCTGGGCCAGGGTCGCAGGTGGCAGAGAAGCACGAGCTAGGACGACTGCAGTACTCACTCGATTACGATTTCCAGAGTGGacag CTGCTGGTGGGCATCCTGCAAGCCGAGGGCCTGGCAGCCTTGGACCTGGGCGGCTCCTCCGACCCCTATGTGCGTGTCTACCTGCTGCCAGACAAGCGGCGGCGGCATGAGACCAAGGTGCATcggcagacgctcaacccacaCTTTGGGGAGAACTTTGCGTTCAAG GTCCCCTACGTGGAGCTGGGGGGCAGGGTACTGGTCATGGCGGTGTACGACTTCGACCGCTTCTCCCGCAACGATGCCATCGGGGAGGTGCGGGTCCCCATGAGTTCCGTCGACTTGGGGCGGCCGGTGCTGGCCTGGCGAGAGCTGCAGGCAGCTCCTCGGGAGGAG GAGAAACTAGGTGACATCTGCTTCTCCCTCCGCTATGTCCCTACGGCCGGGAAACTCACCGTCATCGTCCTGGAGGCTAAGAACCTGAAGAAGATGGACGTAGGGGGGCTCTCCG atCCATATGTCAAGGTCCACCTGCTTCAAGGCGGCAAAAAGGTGCGGAAGAAGAAAACGACCATCAAGAAGAACACTCTGAACCCCTATTACAATGAGGCCTTCAGTTTCGAGGTGCCCTGTGACCAGGTGCAG AAGGTCCAGGTGGAGCTGACCGTGCTGGACTATGACAAGCTGGGCAAGAACGAGGCCATCGGGAGGGTAGCGGTAGGGGCGGCGGCAGGGGGAGCCGGCCTGCGGCACTGGGCAGACATGCTGGCCAGCCCCCGGCGGCCCATTGCCCAGTGGCACTCCCTGCGGCCCCCCGACCGAGCGAGGCCGCTGCCTGCACCCTGA
- the SYT5 gene encoding synaptotagmin-5 isoform X2 has protein sequence MFPEPPTPGPPAPDTPPDSSRIGHGPVPPWALATIVLVSALLVFSCCFCLYRKRCRRRSGKKIQAQAQVHLQEVKELGRSYIDKVQPEVEELEPAPSGPGSQVAEKHELGRLQYSLDYDFQSGQLLVGILQAEGLAALDLGGSSDPYVRVYLLPDKRRRHETKVHRQTLNPHFGENFAFKVPYVELGGRVLVMAVYDFDRFSRNDAIGEVRVPMSSVDLGRPVLAWRELQAAPREEEKLGDICFSLRYVPTAGKLTVIVLEAKNLKKMDVGGLSDPYVKVHLLQGGKKVRKKKTTIKKNTLNPYYNEAFSFEVPCDQVQKVQVELTVLDYDKLGKNEAIGRVAVGAAAGGAGLRHWADMLASPRRPIAQWHSLRPPDRARPLPAP, from the exons ATGTTCCCGGAGCCCCCAACCCCAGGGCCTCCAGCGCCCGACACGCCTCCGGACTCGAGTCGCATCGGCCATGGCCCTG TACCCCCCTGGGCCCTGGCCACCATCGTTCTGGTCTCAGCCCTGCTCGTCTTCAGCTGCTGTTTCTGCCTCTACCGGAAGCGTTGTCGCAGGCGGTCGGGCAAGAAGATTCAGGCCCAAGCCCAGGTCCACCTTCAGGAAGTGAAGGAGCTGGGACGGAGTTACATAGACAAG GTGCAGCCGGAAGTGGAGGAGCTGGAGCCAGCGCCGTCTGGGCCAGGGTCGCAGGTGGCAGAGAAGCACGAGCTAGGACGACTGCAGTACTCACTCGATTACGATTTCCAGAGTGGacag CTGCTGGTGGGCATCCTGCAAGCCGAGGGCCTGGCAGCCTTGGACCTGGGCGGCTCCTCCGACCCCTATGTGCGTGTCTACCTGCTGCCAGACAAGCGGCGGCGGCATGAGACCAAGGTGCATcggcagacgctcaacccacaCTTTGGGGAGAACTTTGCGTTCAAG GTCCCCTACGTGGAGCTGGGGGGCAGGGTACTGGTCATGGCGGTGTACGACTTCGACCGCTTCTCCCGCAACGATGCCATCGGGGAGGTGCGGGTCCCCATGAGTTCCGTCGACTTGGGGCGGCCGGTGCTGGCCTGGCGAGAGCTGCAGGCAGCTCCTCGGGAGGAG GAGAAACTAGGTGACATCTGCTTCTCCCTCCGCTATGTCCCTACGGCCGGGAAACTCACCGTCATCGTCCTGGAGGCTAAGAACCTGAAGAAGATGGACGTAGGGGGGCTCTCCG atCCATATGTCAAGGTCCACCTGCTTCAAGGCGGCAAAAAGGTGCGGAAGAAGAAAACGACCATCAAGAAGAACACTCTGAACCCCTATTACAATGAGGCCTTCAGTTTCGAGGTGCCCTGTGACCAGGTGCAG AAGGTCCAGGTGGAGCTGACCGTGCTGGACTATGACAAGCTGGGCAAGAACGAGGCCATCGGGAGGGTAGCGGTAGGGGCGGCGGCAGGGGGAGCCGGCCTGCGGCACTGGGCAGACATGCTGGCCAGCCCCCGGCGGCCCATTGCCCAGTGGCACTCCCTGCGGCCCCCCGACCGAGCGAGGCCGCTGCCTGCACCCTGA
- the SYT5 gene encoding synaptotagmin-5 isoform X1 yields MFPEPPTPGPPAPDTPPDSSRIGHGPVPPWALATIVLVSALLVFSCCFCLYRKRCRRRSGKKIQAQAQVHLQEVKELGRSYIDKVQPEVEELEPAPSGPGSQVAEKHELGRLQYSLDYDFQSGQLLVGILQAEGLAALDLGGSSDPYVRVYLLPDKRRRHETKVHRQTLNPHFGENFAFKVPYVELGGRVLVMAVYDFDRFSRNDAIGEVRVPMSSVDLGRPVLAWRELQAAPREEQEKLGDICFSLRYVPTAGKLTVIVLEAKNLKKMDVGGLSDPYVKVHLLQGGKKVRKKKTTIKKNTLNPYYNEAFSFEVPCDQVQKVQVELTVLDYDKLGKNEAIGRVAVGAAAGGAGLRHWADMLASPRRPIAQWHSLRPPDRARPLPAP; encoded by the exons ATGTTCCCGGAGCCCCCAACCCCAGGGCCTCCAGCGCCCGACACGCCTCCGGACTCGAGTCGCATCGGCCATGGCCCTG TACCCCCCTGGGCCCTGGCCACCATCGTTCTGGTCTCAGCCCTGCTCGTCTTCAGCTGCTGTTTCTGCCTCTACCGGAAGCGTTGTCGCAGGCGGTCGGGCAAGAAGATTCAGGCCCAAGCCCAGGTCCACCTTCAGGAAGTGAAGGAGCTGGGACGGAGTTACATAGACAAG GTGCAGCCGGAAGTGGAGGAGCTGGAGCCAGCGCCGTCTGGGCCAGGGTCGCAGGTGGCAGAGAAGCACGAGCTAGGACGACTGCAGTACTCACTCGATTACGATTTCCAGAGTGGacag CTGCTGGTGGGCATCCTGCAAGCCGAGGGCCTGGCAGCCTTGGACCTGGGCGGCTCCTCCGACCCCTATGTGCGTGTCTACCTGCTGCCAGACAAGCGGCGGCGGCATGAGACCAAGGTGCATcggcagacgctcaacccacaCTTTGGGGAGAACTTTGCGTTCAAG GTCCCCTACGTGGAGCTGGGGGGCAGGGTACTGGTCATGGCGGTGTACGACTTCGACCGCTTCTCCCGCAACGATGCCATCGGGGAGGTGCGGGTCCCCATGAGTTCCGTCGACTTGGGGCGGCCGGTGCTGGCCTGGCGAGAGCTGCAGGCAGCTCCTCGGGAGGAG CAGGAGAAACTAGGTGACATCTGCTTCTCCCTCCGCTATGTCCCTACGGCCGGGAAACTCACCGTCATCGTCCTGGAGGCTAAGAACCTGAAGAAGATGGACGTAGGGGGGCTCTCCG atCCATATGTCAAGGTCCACCTGCTTCAAGGCGGCAAAAAGGTGCGGAAGAAGAAAACGACCATCAAGAAGAACACTCTGAACCCCTATTACAATGAGGCCTTCAGTTTCGAGGTGCCCTGTGACCAGGTGCAG AAGGTCCAGGTGGAGCTGACCGTGCTGGACTATGACAAGCTGGGCAAGAACGAGGCCATCGGGAGGGTAGCGGTAGGGGCGGCGGCAGGGGGAGCCGGCCTGCGGCACTGGGCAGACATGCTGGCCAGCCCCCGGCGGCCCATTGCCCAGTGGCACTCCCTGCGGCCCCCCGACCGAGCGAGGCCGCTGCCTGCACCCTGA